From the Polaribacter tangerinus genome, the window CAACTCACAACCCAGGTGAAAATGTTTACATGGGTAAAGATCATACTTTGCATGCAAAAGTTGATGGTGTTGTTGAATTCAGAAAGAAAAAAGACAACAGGTCTTACGTTTCTGTTACACCTTTTGAAGCTTAATAGTAAGTTTTAAAACACATAAAAAAAAGCTCAAACATTGTTTGAGCTTTTTTTTGCTTTTTATTTATTTAAATTTTAAGCATTCTATTTTGTACTTTTACGAGCATGAATTTTGTATATAACGTTGTTGTTTTTATAGCAAGTCTTTTATTGCCAATTTTAGCACTTTTTAATAAGAAAATAAACCTTTTTGTTACAGGAAGAAATGAAACTTTTACAAAGATAAAGGCAGTAAAAGGAGAAAAAAATATTTGGTTTCACGTAGCCTCTTTGGGCGAATTTGAACAGGCAAGACCATTAATAGAACAACTTAAAACATCACATTCATCGTATAAAATTGTTGTTACTTTTTTCTCTCCTTCCGGATACGAAATTCGTAAAAATTATAGCCTTGCCGATGTTGTTTGTTATTTGCCTTTAGATACTAAAAGGAATGTTTACAAGTTTGTAAAAGAACTACAGCCAACAATGGCTCTTTTTGTAAAATATGAATTTTGGCCCAATTTATTAATTGAGTTGAAAAAGCAAAAAGTACCTACAGTATTGGTATCAGGAATTTTGAGAAAAAATCAACTTTTTTTTAAAAGTTATGGAGGTTTTATGAAAAAGTCCTTAGAAGCCTTTCACCATTTTTTTGTACAAGATACCAATTCCCTAAATTTATTAGCTTCTATAGGATTCACAAACGTTACTGTGGCAGGAGATACTCGTTTTGATAGAGTGTCGAAACTTTTAAAGCAAGATAATTCATTAGATTTTATAAGCGAATTTAAAGAAGATAAATTTACCCTAATCGCAGGAAGTACTTGGCAAGAAGATGAATCTTTATTGGTAACATATATTAATAAGTATGCTTCAAAAACAGACAAATTTATTATAGCACCGCATACCATACAATCTTCGGCCATAAAAGTTTTAAAAAATAGTATTCAAAGTAAAACGGTATTATTTTCAGAAAAAGGAGGTGTAAACCTTGCTAATTATCAAGTTTTAATTGTAGATGCTATAGGTCTTCTCACAAAAATTTATGCAGCTGCCGATGTTGCTTATGTTGGTGGTGGTCTAAAAACTGGCTTACACAATATTTTGGAGCCTGCAACATTTGGTGTGCCCGTAATTATTGGTAACAAATACATAAAGTTTAAAGAGGCAGTAGATTTGGTAAAAATAGGAGGATGTATTTCTATTAGTAACCAGGAAGAATTTACCAACAATTTACAAATTTTAAAAAAAGACGAAGGTTTTAGAAACCTAACAGGTGTAATTAATAAAAGGTATATTGAAGACCATATAGGTGCAACAGAAACCATTATGAATTACATTACTCATAAAATTTAAAATATTTTAATATTAACCAATGATAGAAACTATTTTACAACCTTGGCCTTGGTATGTTGGAGGTCCCTTAATTGCCATTACATTATTTTTGTACTTTTATTTTGGAAAAAATTTTGGAGCCTCGACAAATTTCGAAACTTTATGTACTATGAGTGGTGCTGGTAAAGTTTCGGACTACTTTAAAAAAGACTGGAAAGAAAGAGATTTTGCAATTTTTTTTGTAGTAGGATTAGTAATTGGCGGTTTTATAGCCTCTAATTTTCTAATACCTAATCAAGAAATTACTTTAGATTCAAATACCATCAGCGAGTTAAATGAACTTGGTTTTACCAGGGTTGCTCAGCAATATTTTCCCACAGAAATTTTTGGTTACCAAGCAATCACTTCCGTTAAAGGTTTTTTAATATTGATTATTTCTGGTATTTTAATAGGATTTGGAACCCGATACGCAGGCGGTTGTACATCTGGCCATGCTATTACAGGTTTAAGTAGTTTGCAGTGGCCTTCTTTATTGGCTGTAATAGGTTTTTTTATAGGTGGTATTTTAGCAACTTGGTTTGTAATACCCCTTTTATTCTCATAAAATAATACAATGAAAAATAGTAGATTTTTATTTTTAGGTATCTTTTTTGCCATAGTTTTAAGTAAGTCACAAGCCATTTCTTGGTATCGATTTTATGAAATGTTTACTTTTCAATCTTTTCATATGTTTGGTATTATTGGAAGTGCTGTTGTTATATCAGCTATTTTTATGCAATTGTTTAAGAGAGAAATTGTAAAAGATATAAACGGAAAAGTTATCTCTCCCAAAAAGAAGAAAAAAGGCATTTTTAGCACTCTTTTTGGAGGTACTTTATTTGGTTTAGGTTGGGGAGTTTCGGGTGCTTGTGCAGCACCGATTTTTGTAATTTTAGGTTTTCAACCAATTGCAGCTTTACTCTTGTTATTAGGCGCGCTTTTAGGGGCATTCTTATACGGAATTATAAGTAAAAAATTACCGCAATAAATGAGCAACTTAATAGACAGTTTTGGCAGACAAATAACCTATGTAAGATTGGCGGTTACAGATAGGTGTAACCTACGCTGCCAATATTGTATGCCTGCTCAGGGTATAGATATTGTGCCAAAACAAGAGTTATTAACCTTTAAAGAAATGTACCGTTTAATTCGTGTTTTAACTGAGTTAGGTGTAAAAAAAGTTCGTTTAACAGGAGGAGAGCCCTTTGTACGTAAAGATTTTGTTGGTTTTTTAGAAATGTTATCTCATAACGATTTGTTAGATGCTATAAACATTACTACAAATGGCGCTTTAATTTCTAAACACATAAATACCATTGAAAAGTTAGAAAAAGTAAAAAATATCAACTTAAGTATTGATAGTTTACAGAGAGAAAAATTTACTAAAATTACACGAAGAGATGTATTTCCTGAAGTATATAAAACATTCGAATTATTAGAAAAAAGTAGCTTAAATTTAAAGCTAAATGTGGTGGTTCAAGCCGGTTTTAATACTGATGAAATTTTAGATTTTGTAAAATTAACAGAGCATAAAAATGTTGCTATTCGGTTTATAGAGGAAATGCCTTTTAATGGAAAAGGACAACGAGAAATACAAGAAAATTGGACTTATAAAAAAATTTTAGAAGAAATTCAAACTCAATTTAATGTTGTAAAAATTAAATCAGAAAAATCATCTACTTCTCAAAATTTTTCTATAGAAAATCATTTAGGTACCGTAGGTATTATCCCTGCTTTTACCAGAACTATTTGTAGCGATTGTAATAGAATACGAATTACATCAACAGGAACTTTTAAAAATTGTTTGTTTGATGATGGCGTTTTTAATCTACGAGACTTTATTAGAAAAGGAGCTTCTAATGAAGATTTAAAAGAACTTTTTTTATCTTTAGTGAAGCAAAAACCAGCAAATGGTTTTATTGCAGAAGGGAACAGAAAAAAAGGAGACGTAACTGAAAGTATGAGCACAATAGGAGGGTAGTTTATGATGATTTCAGTAGACAAAGCAACACAAATAGTAATAAGCAACTCTCAGTATTTTGGAGAAGAAGTCATTCCGTTTTTAAAATCTACACAAAGAGTTTTAAAAGAGCCAATTACTGCAGATAGAGATTTTCCTCCTTTCGATAGGGTTTCTATGGATGGAATTGCAATTAGCTATAATGCTTTTAAAAAAGGACAAAGAGCTTTTGAAATAGAAGGAATTCAGGCCGCTGGAAGTACACAAATCTCCATGACAAATTCTGCACATTGTATTGAAGTAATGACGGGAGCTATTTTACCAAAAAATACAGACACCGTAATTCGTTACGAAGATATTTCTATTCAAAATAATACAGCTACAGTATTAATTGCGAATGTAAATAAATGTCAGAATGTTCATAGTAAAGGAAAAGATGGTAAAAAGCACACACAATTAGTAGCTCCTAATACCATTATTTCTGCTGCAGAAATAGGAGTGTTAGCCACCGTTGGTAAAGTATTAGTAAAAGTTGCAAAACAACCAAAAGTAATGGTAATTTCTACAGGAGACGAGCTGGTTTCTGTAGCAGACTCTCCTTTAAAACACCAAATTAGAAGATCTAATGTTTTTACCATTGTTTCGTTGCTAGAAAGAATAAAAATTCCGGTAGAAACTGCACATATTAAAGATGATAAATTACTTTTAAAAGAAGCTGTTAAAAACTATCTAAAACAATACGATGTATTGCTTTTTAGTGGAGCTGTTAGTAAAGGTAAGTTTGATTTTTTACCAGAGATTTTAGAAGAATTAGGTGTCGAAAAAAAGTTTCATAGAGTAGCACAAAGACCAGGAAAACCATTTTGGTTTGGCGTTTCTGATAGTAATAAACACCCAAACAACAACAATAATACT encodes:
- a CDS encoding YeeE/YedE family protein, translated to METILQPWPWYVGGPLIAITLFLYFYFGKNFGASTNFETLCTMSGAGKVSDYFKKDWKERDFAIFFVVGLVIGGFIASNFLIPNQEITLDSNTISELNELGFTRVAQQYFPTEIFGYQAITSVKGFLILIISGILIGFGTRYAGGCTSGHAITGLSSLQWPSLLAVIGFFIGGILATWFVIPLLFS
- the rpmA gene encoding 50S ribosomal protein L27, translated to MAHKKGVGSSKNGRESESKRLGVKIFGGQAAIAGNIIVRQRGTTHNPGENVYMGKDHTLHAKVDGVVEFRKKKDNRSYVSVTPFEA
- a CDS encoding molybdopterin molybdotransferase MoeA, translating into MMISVDKATQIVISNSQYFGEEVIPFLKSTQRVLKEPITADRDFPPFDRVSMDGIAISYNAFKKGQRAFEIEGIQAAGSTQISMTNSAHCIEVMTGAILPKNTDTVIRYEDISIQNNTATVLIANVNKCQNVHSKGKDGKKHTQLVAPNTIISAAEIGVLATVGKVLVKVAKQPKVMVISTGDELVSVADSPLKHQIRRSNVFTIVSLLERIKIPVETAHIKDDKLLLKEAVKNYLKQYDVLLFSGAVSKGKFDFLPEILEELGVEKKFHRVAQRPGKPFWFGVSDSNKHPNNNNNTVVFGFPGNPVSTFVNCLVYFYPWYYKSLGLELKEETAILAKDVTFKPTLTYFLQVTLTSKFGHLVATPIDGNGSGDLVSLVHANAFIELPANKVEFKSGEVFKIFRYR
- a CDS encoding YeeE/YedE thiosulfate transporter family protein; amino-acid sequence: MKNSRFLFLGIFFAIVLSKSQAISWYRFYEMFTFQSFHMFGIIGSAVVISAIFMQLFKREIVKDINGKVISPKKKKKGIFSTLFGGTLFGLGWGVSGACAAPIFVILGFQPIAALLLLLGALLGAFLYGIISKKLPQ
- the moaA gene encoding GTP 3',8-cyclase MoaA, giving the protein MSNLIDSFGRQITYVRLAVTDRCNLRCQYCMPAQGIDIVPKQELLTFKEMYRLIRVLTELGVKKVRLTGGEPFVRKDFVGFLEMLSHNDLLDAINITTNGALISKHINTIEKLEKVKNINLSIDSLQREKFTKITRRDVFPEVYKTFELLEKSSLNLKLNVVVQAGFNTDEILDFVKLTEHKNVAIRFIEEMPFNGKGQREIQENWTYKKILEEIQTQFNVVKIKSEKSSTSQNFSIENHLGTVGIIPAFTRTICSDCNRIRITSTGTFKNCLFDDGVFNLRDFIRKGASNEDLKELFLSLVKQKPANGFIAEGNRKKGDVTESMSTIGG
- a CDS encoding 3-deoxy-D-manno-octulosonic acid transferase, which translates into the protein MNFVYNVVVFIASLLLPILALFNKKINLFVTGRNETFTKIKAVKGEKNIWFHVASLGEFEQARPLIEQLKTSHSSYKIVVTFFSPSGYEIRKNYSLADVVCYLPLDTKRNVYKFVKELQPTMALFVKYEFWPNLLIELKKQKVPTVLVSGILRKNQLFFKSYGGFMKKSLEAFHHFFVQDTNSLNLLASIGFTNVTVAGDTRFDRVSKLLKQDNSLDFISEFKEDKFTLIAGSTWQEDESLLVTYINKYASKTDKFIIAPHTIQSSAIKVLKNSIQSKTVLFSEKGGVNLANYQVLIVDAIGLLTKIYAAADVAYVGGGLKTGLHNILEPATFGVPVIIGNKYIKFKEAVDLVKIGGCISISNQEEFTNNLQILKKDEGFRNLTGVINKRYIEDHIGATETIMNYITHKI